From one Melospiza melodia melodia isolate bMelMel2 chromosome 4, bMelMel2.pri, whole genome shotgun sequence genomic stretch:
- the BTG1 gene encoding protein BTG1 translates to MHPALYTRASMIREIAAAVGFISKFLRTKGLMNERQLQTFSQCLQELLAEHYKHHWFPEKPCKGSGYRCIRINHKMDPLIGQAAQRIGLSSQELFQLLPSELTLWVDPYEVSYRIGEDGSICVLYEAAPAGGSQSNTNMQMVDSRISCKEELLLGRTSPSKSYNMMTVSG, encoded by the exons atGCATCCCGCCCTGTACACCCGGGCCAGCATGATACGTGAGATCGCCGCGGCCGTGGGCTTCATCTCCAAGTTCCTGCGGACCAAGGGGCTGATGAACGAGCGGCAGCTGCAGACCTTCAGCCagtgcctgcaggagctgctggcag aACATTATAAACACCACTGGTTCCCAGAAAAGCCATGCAAGGGATCAGGTTACCGATGTATCCGGATCAACCATAAAATGGATCCTCTCATTGGACAGGCAGCACAGCGGATTGGATTGAGCAGTCAGGAACTGTTTCAGCTTCTTCCGAGCGAACTCACTCTCTGGGTTGACCCGTACGAAGTGTCCTATCGCATTGGAGAGGATGGCTCCATCTGTGTGCTGTACGAAGCTGCACCAGCAGGAGGTAGCCAAAGTAACACCAACATGCAAATGGTAGACAGCAGAATAAGCTGTAAGGAGGAACTTCTCTTGGGCAGAACTAGCCCTTCCAAAAGCTACAATATGATGACTGTATCAGGTTAA